One genomic window of Arachis stenosperma cultivar V10309 chromosome 10, arast.V10309.gnm1.PFL2, whole genome shotgun sequence includes the following:
- the LOC130958042 gene encoding cytokinin dehydrogenase 7 → MIACAEHFLPGNDAEPKPDDDVVSSLSKTLGVQAITTDDLGIASKDFGGLKFVKPLALVRPYTTDDVARVVRAAGRSPTLTVAARGNGHSINGQAMAEHGLVLDMRSMNELVQLVRINGAPYVDVSGGALWEDVLKRCVSEFGLAPRSWTDYLSLTVGGTLSYAGVSGQAFRYGPQTSNVTELEVVTGKGETIVCSKTQSPELFFAVLGGLGQFGIITRARIVLQEAPHTVRWIRVVYSEFEEFSSDAEWLVRREEGESCFDYVEGFVFVNSDDPSNGWPNLPLDPQQVFDPIHIPPSAGPVLYCLELALHYRHSDNPSRVDAVVDGLLGRLRFIKGLKFQVDMGYTEFLLRVKRDEEHAKINGVWDAPHPWLNLFVSKSNISEFDSEVFKKILKDGVHGPILVYPLLRNKWDSRQSVVVPESDIFYIVALLRFSPAPPKGPSPQLLVEQNRQILQLCLAKAFDFKLYFPHYHSRQDWINHFGNHQWSRFVERKTAFDPMAILAPGQKIFSRVPQPYSLTQ, encoded by the exons ATGATAGCTTGCGCGGAGCACTTCCTGCCGGGAAATGACGCCGAACCGAAGCCCGACGACGACGTCGTTTCCAGCCTCTCCAAAACGCTTGGCGTTCAAGCCATCACCACCGATGACTTGGGAATAGCAAGCAAGGACTTCGGCGGCTTGAAATTCGTGAAGCCTTTGGCACTCGTAAGGCCCTACACCACAGACGACGTTGCTCGGGTGGTGAGAGCGGCGGGGAGGTCTCCGACTCTGACGGTGGCGGCACGAGGGAACGGCCACTCCATCAATGGTCAGGCCATGGCGGAGCATGGTCTCGTCCTCGACATGCGCTCCATGAACGAACTTGTCCAGCTCGTGAGGATTAACGGCGCACCATACGTCGACGTTTCGGGAGGGGCATTATGGGAAGACGTCCTGAAACGCTGCGTTTCGGAGTTCGGTTTGGCCCCGCGCTCCTGGACGGATTACCTCAGCTTAACGGTTGGCGGAACGCTGTCATATGCAGGCGTGAGCGGCCAAGCGTTCCGTTACGGCCCGCAGACTTCGAACGTAACGGAATTGGAGGTGGTTACGGGGAAAGGAGAAACCATAGTATGCTCAAAAACGCAAAGTCCAGAGCTTTTCTTTGCAGTTCTTGGGGGTCTAGGTCAGTTCGGTATCATCACTAGGGCCAGGATTGTACTTCAGGAAGCTCCACATACG GTGAGATGGATAAGGGTAGTTTACAGTGAATTTGAGGAGTTCAGTAGCGATGCAGAGTGGCTGGTGAGAAGAGAAGAAGGTGAATCGTGTTTCGACTACGTGGAAGGGTTCGTTTTTGTGAACAGTGACGACCCCTCTAACGGGTGGCCCAATTTGCCATTGGACCCTCAACAAGTGTTCGACCCCATTCATATTCCTCCCTCTGCCGGTCCTGTTCTCTATTGCTTGGAGCTCGCTCTTCACTATCGTCACTCAGACAACCCTTCCCGTGTTGATGCG GTTGTTGATGGATTGCTTGGACGGCTACGATTCATCAAGGGTCTCAAGTTCCAGGTGGACATGGGATACACGGAGTTCTTGCTACGTGTAAAGCGTGACGAGGAGCATGCGAAAATCAACGGCGTTTGGGATGCGCCACACCCTTGGCTCAACCTGTTCGTTTCAAAGTCCAATATCTCCGAGTTCGATAGCGAGGTGTTCAAGAAGATCCTCAAGGACGGTGTCCATGGCCCCATCTTAGTTTACCCTCTCTTGAGAAACAA GTGGGATAGTAGACAATCGGTGGTGGTGCCAGAGAGTGACATATTCTACATAGTAGCATTGCTGAGGTTTAGTCCAGCACCACCAAAGGGACCATCGCCTCAACTCTTGGTGGAACAGAACCGTCAGATTCTTCAGCTTTGCTTAGCCAAAGCCTTTGATTTCAAGCTATACTTCCCTCACTACCACTCACGACAAGATTGGATCAACCACTTTGGTAATCATCAATGGTCCAGATTCGTTGAAAGAAAGACCGCTTTTGATCCCATGGCTATCCTTGCTCCTGGACAGAAAATTTTCTCCAGAGTTCCTCAACCTTATTCTCTCacacaataa